One Actinomadura viridis genomic region harbors:
- a CDS encoding sugar ABC transporter ATP-binding protein, with translation MSAPARSAPPTLALVSVSKSFGAVKALQGVTLELRAGEVHALAGENGAGKSTVVKTFAGVHRPDSGEVLVDGEPVVFHGPADAQQAGVAVIYQEPTLFPDLSVAENIFMGRQPRTGLGRIDRRAMHEQTAELFARLGVALEPQQPARGLSIADQQVVEIAKAISRDARVLIMDEPTAALTGQEVARLFTVTRTLKEQGCAILFISHRLEEIFELCQTVTTLRDGTYIATEPVAGLTPDDLVQRMVGRELGALYPKQEVTPGEVVLKVSRLTREGAFTDVSFEVRRGEIVALAGLVGAGRSEVARAIFGVDRWDAGSVEVAGNALPAGSPTAAMSAGVALVPEDRRQQGLVMDMSIERNMGLTQLRSLRRATGRGPLISRKVERDRAADWALRLQLKYARLTDTVGVLSGGNQQKVVLAKWLATEPAVLIVDEPTRGIDVGTKAEVHRLLSELAGQDLAVLMISSDLPEVLGMADRVLVMHEGRLTAEISRADATEETVMAAATGRAGHGSGRAA, from the coding sequence GTGAGCGCACCCGCTCGGTCGGCGCCGCCGACATTGGCACTGGTCAGCGTGAGCAAGTCGTTCGGCGCCGTCAAGGCCCTGCAGGGCGTCACCTTGGAGCTGCGCGCCGGCGAGGTGCACGCGCTGGCCGGCGAGAACGGCGCCGGCAAGTCCACCGTCGTCAAAACGTTCGCAGGCGTGCACCGGCCCGATTCGGGCGAGGTGCTCGTGGACGGAGAACCGGTGGTCTTCCACGGGCCCGCCGACGCGCAGCAGGCGGGCGTCGCGGTCATCTACCAGGAGCCCACCCTGTTCCCCGACCTGTCGGTCGCGGAGAACATCTTCATGGGCCGGCAGCCCCGCACCGGGCTCGGCCGCATCGACCGCCGCGCCATGCACGAGCAGACCGCCGAGCTGTTCGCCCGCCTCGGCGTCGCGCTGGAGCCGCAGCAGCCCGCCCGCGGCCTGTCGATCGCCGACCAGCAGGTGGTGGAGATCGCCAAGGCCATCTCCCGGGACGCCCGGGTGCTGATCATGGACGAGCCGACCGCCGCGCTGACCGGCCAGGAGGTCGCCCGCCTGTTCACGGTGACCCGCACCCTCAAGGAGCAGGGCTGCGCGATCCTGTTCATCTCGCACCGGCTCGAGGAGATCTTCGAGCTGTGCCAGACGGTCACCACGCTGCGTGACGGCACCTACATCGCCACCGAGCCGGTCGCCGGGCTCACCCCCGACGACCTGGTCCAGCGGATGGTCGGGCGCGAGCTCGGCGCGCTGTACCCCAAGCAGGAGGTCACCCCCGGCGAGGTCGTGCTGAAGGTGTCCCGGCTGACCCGTGAGGGCGCGTTCACCGACGTGTCCTTCGAGGTGCGGCGCGGCGAGATCGTCGCGCTGGCCGGGCTGGTCGGCGCGGGCCGCAGCGAGGTCGCCCGCGCGATCTTCGGGGTGGACCGCTGGGACGCCGGGAGCGTCGAGGTGGCCGGCAACGCGCTGCCGGCCGGCAGCCCCACCGCGGCGATGTCGGCGGGCGTCGCGCTCGTCCCCGAGGACCGCCGCCAGCAGGGCCTGGTCATGGACATGTCCATCGAACGCAACATGGGCCTGACCCAGCTGCGCTCGCTGCGCCGCGCCACCGGCCGCGGCCCCCTGATCTCCCGCAAGGTGGAACGGGACCGCGCCGCCGACTGGGCGCTGCGCCTCCAGCTGAAGTACGCCCGCCTCACCGACACCGTCGGCGTGCTGTCGGGCGGCAACCAGCAGAAGGTCGTGCTGGCCAAGTGGCTGGCCACCGAGCCGGCCGTGCTGATCGTCGACGAGCCCACCCGCGGCATCGACGTCGGCACCAAGGCCGAGGTGCACCGGCTGCTGTCGGAGCTGGCCGGGCAGGACCTGGCGGTGCTGATGATCTCCTCCGACCTGCCCGAGGTGCTCGGCATGGCCGACCGGGTGCTGGTGATGCACGAGGGCCGGCTGACCGCCGAGATCTCCCGCGCGGACGCCACCGAGGAGACCGTCATGGCCGCGGCGACCGGCCGCGCCGGTCACGGCTCCGGAAGGGCGGCCTGA
- a CDS encoding LacI family DNA-binding transcriptional regulator, with amino-acid sequence MTQSERGTPAERDRGHSVGTVGIKQVAEHAGVSPGTVSNVLNRPERVAAATRARVERSIRELGFVRNGSASTLRAGHSSTVGLMVLDLANPFFTDVARGVEDVASERGYAVLLSSSAESGEREQHNIRVFAEQRVRGVLLTPVGDDGKNADRLRERGVPVVLLDHPTPRANQCSVAVDDVAGGELAVGQLLAEGARTLTFVTGPAALRQCADRRKGALRALRAADLGREAMRELTVPAMNARAGQEAARRLLADGSLPDAIFCANDLLALGVMRVLLQAGVKVPTDVALIGYDDIEFSAAAAVPLSSVRQPTYQLGRIATELLLEECDDPDGHAHQQVMFQPELVVRDSSRREGAGAQGGPL; translated from the coding sequence ATGACCCAGAGTGAGCGCGGCACACCAGCGGAACGAGACCGGGGGCACAGCGTGGGCACCGTGGGGATCAAACAGGTCGCCGAGCATGCGGGAGTGTCCCCCGGCACGGTCTCCAACGTGCTCAACCGGCCCGAGCGGGTGGCCGCGGCGACCCGCGCCCGGGTGGAGCGGTCGATCCGGGAGCTGGGCTTCGTCCGCAACGGCTCGGCCTCCACCCTGCGCGCCGGGCACAGCAGCACGGTCGGGCTGATGGTCCTCGACCTGGCCAACCCGTTCTTCACCGACGTGGCCCGCGGGGTCGAGGACGTCGCCAGCGAGCGCGGCTACGCGGTGCTGCTGTCCTCCTCCGCCGAGTCCGGAGAGCGCGAGCAGCACAACATCCGGGTGTTCGCCGAGCAGCGGGTGCGCGGCGTCCTGCTCACCCCCGTGGGCGACGACGGGAAGAACGCCGACCGGCTGCGCGAGCGCGGCGTGCCGGTCGTCCTTCTCGACCACCCCACCCCGCGCGCCAACCAGTGCTCGGTCGCGGTCGACGACGTGGCCGGAGGCGAGCTGGCGGTCGGCCAGCTGCTGGCCGAGGGCGCCCGTACCCTCACGTTCGTGACCGGCCCGGCGGCGCTGCGGCAGTGCGCCGACCGCCGCAAGGGCGCGCTGCGGGCGCTGCGCGCCGCGGACCTGGGCCGCGAGGCGATGCGGGAGCTGACGGTGCCGGCGATGAACGCGCGCGCCGGGCAGGAGGCGGCCCGCCGGCTGCTGGCCGACGGATCGCTGCCCGACGCCATCTTCTGCGCCAACGACCTGCTCGCGCTGGGGGTCATGCGGGTGCTGCTGCAGGCGGGCGTCAAGGTGCCGACCGACGTGGCCCTCATCGGGTACGACGACATCGAGTTCTCGGCCGCCGCGGCGGTCCCGCTGAGCTCGGTGCGCCAGCCCACCTACCAGCTGGGGCGGATCGCCACCGAACTGCTGCTGGAGGAGTGCGATGATCCTGACGGGCACGCGCACCAGCAGGTCATGTTCCAGCCGGAGCTGGTCGTGCGCGACTCCAGCCGCCGCGAGGGCGCCGGCGCCCAGGGAGGGCCACTATGA
- a CDS encoding (Fe-S)-binding protein, giving the protein MKIALFVTCLNDTMFPGTGQASVRLLRRLGHEVDFPTAQTCCGQMHFNTGYRRQTVPMVRGFAEAFAGYEAVVTPSASCAAMIRDWHPKIAVEEGDGGLSGRVAEVVPKVYELSEFLVDVLGVTDVGAYFPYRVTYHPTCHSLRMLHVGDRPLRLLREVRGIDLVELPEATECCGFGGTFALKNSEVSAAMCADKVTNVRSTGAEALCSADNSCLMHIGGALTRTRSGVRTVHLAEVLAATEDDRA; this is encoded by the coding sequence ATGAAGATCGCGCTGTTCGTCACCTGCCTGAACGACACGATGTTCCCCGGCACCGGCCAGGCGTCGGTCCGGCTGCTGCGCAGGCTCGGCCACGAGGTGGACTTCCCCACCGCGCAGACCTGCTGCGGCCAGATGCACTTCAACACCGGCTACCGGCGCCAGACGGTCCCGATGGTGCGCGGCTTCGCCGAGGCGTTCGCCGGGTACGAGGCGGTGGTGACCCCCTCGGCCTCCTGCGCGGCGATGATCCGCGACTGGCACCCCAAGATCGCCGTCGAGGAGGGTGACGGCGGGCTGTCCGGCCGGGTCGCCGAGGTGGTCCCCAAGGTCTACGAGCTGTCGGAGTTCCTGGTGGACGTTCTCGGCGTGACCGACGTGGGCGCCTACTTCCCCTACCGCGTCACCTACCATCCGACCTGCCACTCGCTGCGGATGCTGCACGTGGGCGACCGGCCGCTGCGGCTGCTGCGCGAGGTGCGCGGCATCGACCTGGTCGAGCTGCCCGAGGCGACCGAGTGCTGCGGGTTCGGGGGGACGTTCGCGCTGAAGAACTCGGAGGTGTCCGCGGCCATGTGCGCCGACAAGGTGACCAACGTGCGCTCCACCGGGGCCGAGGCGCTGTGCTCGGCCGACAACTCCTGCCTGATGCACATCGGCGGCGCGCTCACGCGGACCCGGTCCGGGGTACGGACCGTGCACCTGGCCGAGGTCCTCGCCGCCACGGAGGACGACCGCGCATGA
- a CDS encoding LutB/LldF family L-lactate oxidation iron-sulfur protein — MPAFPEAARRAVADTRLRHNLAHATGTIRGRREAAVAELDDWQALREAGRQIKDHVLADLGHYLRLLEERVTEAGGTVHWARDAAEANRIVADLVKATGETEVVKVKSMATQEIGLNEALAEEGITAYETDLAELIVQLGHDRPSHILVPAIHRNRADIRDIFRREMPDAPAGLSDSPAELAEAARRHLRAKFLSAKVAVSGVNFAVADTGTLVVLESEGNGRMCLTLPETLISVMGVEKLVPSWRDLEVFLQTLPRSSTAERMNPYTSTWTGISPGDGPRDFHLVLLDNGRTATLADEVGRQALRCIRCSACLNVCPVYSRAGGHAYGSPYPGPIGAILSPQIRGIGSPVDASLPYASSLCGACFEACPVAIDIPEVLVHLRARAVESSRKHPMERAVMGIAGWTLRSPARLGMAQRAASASRWVVGRGGRIRRLPGPLKAWTDTRDAPAPPRESFRAWWARTDGGRNEEGGK; from the coding sequence ATGCCCGCCTTCCCCGAGGCCGCGCGGCGCGCCGTCGCCGACACCCGGCTGCGGCACAACCTCGCCCACGCCACCGGCACCATCCGGGGCCGCCGCGAGGCCGCGGTCGCCGAGCTGGACGACTGGCAGGCGCTGCGCGAGGCCGGCCGGCAGATCAAGGACCATGTGCTGGCCGACCTCGGGCACTACCTGCGCCTCCTGGAGGAGCGGGTCACCGAGGCCGGCGGCACCGTGCACTGGGCCCGCGACGCCGCCGAGGCCAACCGGATCGTCGCCGACCTGGTGAAGGCCACCGGCGAGACCGAGGTCGTCAAGGTCAAGTCGATGGCCACCCAGGAGATCGGGCTCAACGAGGCGCTGGCCGAGGAGGGCATCACCGCCTACGAGACCGACCTGGCCGAGCTGATCGTGCAGCTCGGCCACGACCGGCCCTCCCACATCCTGGTCCCCGCGATCCACCGCAACCGCGCCGACATCCGCGACATCTTCCGCCGCGAGATGCCGGACGCCCCGGCCGGGCTGTCGGACTCCCCCGCCGAGCTGGCCGAGGCCGCGCGCCGCCACCTGCGGGCCAAGTTCCTGTCGGCCAAGGTCGCGGTGTCGGGCGTCAACTTCGCCGTCGCCGACACCGGCACCCTGGTGGTGCTGGAGTCGGAGGGCAACGGCCGGATGTGCCTCACCCTCCCCGAGACGCTGATCTCGGTGATGGGCGTGGAGAAGCTGGTGCCCAGCTGGCGGGACCTGGAGGTCTTCCTCCAGACGCTGCCCCGCTCCTCCACCGCCGAGCGGATGAACCCCTACACCTCCACCTGGACCGGGATCTCCCCCGGCGACGGCCCCCGCGACTTCCACCTGGTGCTGCTGGACAACGGCCGCACCGCCACGCTGGCCGACGAGGTGGGACGGCAGGCGCTGCGCTGCATCCGCTGCTCGGCGTGCCTGAACGTGTGCCCGGTGTACTCCCGCGCCGGCGGCCACGCCTACGGCTCGCCCTATCCCGGGCCGATCGGCGCGATCCTCTCGCCGCAGATCCGCGGGATCGGGTCGCCGGTGGACGCCTCGCTGCCGTACGCCTCGTCGCTGTGCGGGGCGTGCTTCGAGGCGTGCCCGGTCGCCATCGACATCCCCGAGGTGCTGGTGCACCTGCGCGCCCGCGCCGTGGAGAGCTCGCGCAAGCATCCGATGGAACGTGCGGTGATGGGCATCGCCGGCTGGACGCTGCGTTCCCCCGCCCGGCTCGGGATGGCGCAGCGCGCGGCGTCGGCGAGCCGATGGGTGGTCGGCCGCGGCGGGCGGATCCGCCGCCTGCCGGGCCCGCTGAAGGCGTGGACCGACACCAGGGACGCGCCCGCGCCGCCGCGGGAGTCCTTCCGGGCCTGGTGGGCCCGCACCGACGGCGGCCGGAACGAGGAGGGCGGGAAATGA
- a CDS encoding LutC/YkgG family protein — translation MSARDDILGRIDRIAPPRDAAGIAASYAAIDRSYLRRHHEDGILDLFAERVADYRAGVRRVTSGELPGAVAAALAARPGTHAVPGGLPAAWLADADPVLLTRDPAVADLDGLAGAVTGCAAAIAETGTIVLDHGPGQGPRALSLVPDYHLIVVTAEQVAADVPEALERLDPRRPLTFVSGPSATSDIELSRVEGVHGPRTLEVLLVS, via the coding sequence ATGAGCGCGCGGGACGACATCCTCGGCCGGATCGACCGCATCGCGCCGCCCCGGGACGCCGCCGGGATCGCCGCGTCCTACGCCGCGATCGACCGTTCCTACCTGCGCCGTCACCACGAGGACGGCATCCTGGACCTGTTCGCCGAACGGGTCGCCGACTACCGCGCCGGAGTGCGCCGGGTCACCTCCGGGGAGCTGCCCGGCGCGGTCGCCGCGGCGCTGGCGGCCCGGCCGGGCACCCACGCGGTCCCCGGCGGACTGCCCGCCGCGTGGCTCGCCGACGCCGACCCCGTCCTGCTCACCCGTGATCCGGCGGTCGCGGACCTGGACGGGCTGGCCGGCGCCGTCACCGGCTGCGCGGCGGCCATCGCCGAGACCGGCACGATCGTCCTGGACCACGGCCCGGGGCAGGGGCCGCGCGCGCTGTCGCTGGTCCCCGACTACCACCTCATCGTCGTCACCGCCGAGCAGGTCGCCGCCGACGTCCCCGAGGCGCTGGAGCGCCTGGACCCGCGCCGGCCGCTGACCTTCGTCTCCGGCCCCTCGGCCACCAGCGACATCGAGCTGTCCAGGGTGGAGGGCGTGCACGGCCCCCGCACCCTGGAAGTCCTGCTCGTCTCGTGA